The DNA segment TGAAGCACTGCAGTCTGTTGCTCAAACCGTGGCAGATGCTTTTCAGTATCCTGAGATAGCATGCGCTCGACTAATAGTTGAGGGTCGCGAATACAAAACAGCCAATTTTGAAGAGACTATCTGGAATCTAGACAAAGATATCTGGTGCGAAGGAGAAAAGATAGGTGTGTTAGAAGTTTGCTACCTTAAAATGCTACAAGAAGCAGACATTGGTCCTTTCCTCCGAGAGGAGCTCAACCTTTTATCATCAGTAGCTGTTCAAGTTGGTGAATACATCGAATTGCGACGTATCCAACAAAGAAGAATTGAACAACATCAGGAACTGGAATTGTATGCATCCCTTCTCCGCCACGATTTGAAAAACGATCTCAGTGCAATACTCGGCAATATTGACATCCTGAAAATGCTCTTGAACAACGCGGATGAAGAAACCAACAAAACAATATCATCAGTAGAGGCCGTCTGCGAGAGAATGAACAGCCTGTTGACAGCTCTCAGTCGCCCTGCAGAATCAATAGAGACCAATCTGTATGCATTAATTGCTAGAATCGCTAACCAAACAACCGAAGAAGAACCACAGCTCACCATAGATATCACGGCAGACCCCGATGTTAAGGACGCAAGGATACCCGCGAGTCGATTTCTGCCGACGGTTTTTGAGAATTTGTTTAGGAACAGCTTAGATTTTGTCGAACAAAATCCAGTAATTGCTGTGAATCTGCGTAAAACAAACGAAACAGTCGTAGCGGTGATATCTGACAACGGACCCGGAGTGAACGAAGAACTCAAGGATACCCTTTTTGAGAGAGGCTCATCAACACGCGGTGGGGGCATGGGTCTTTACTTGTCTAAACAAATCATAGAGGGGCTTGATGGATCAATAGAACTCGTTGATACCCCCGCAGGTGAGGGTGCAACTTTTAGAATCGTGTTACCTGTCAGCTGATTACCCGAGGCTTGCTTACCACCTATCCTCGATTCTCTGCCCAACCATGTATGAGTATCCGTTACATCCACATTAGTGGCAAGAATTTGCCGCAAAATATGCATGATTCCTCATCTTATGTATACAATCAAATAGAATATTTATGCACATGTACCAAAGAGTTTAACTGCATACGAAACATACAATACTATGTAGCAAAAAAAGGGCACAATGGGTTTTAACGTGAGCCGACTCTCAGTTCTGGCGTGCGACTGGAGTCTTGCAGGAGCCTGAGAATAGGTTTCTTGGAACGCGGCGTGCAAAACAAATTAGGTGGTGGCGCGGCAAACGCCGGTTGCTCACTACCATTGTGCCCACCTTCTTCTTCAAAGAAACCATTACACTAATGCGTTGAAGCATTTTCTATTAAGCACGAACAGACTAGCAAAGTGTGATTGAGATGCGGGACTCCACCAGAGCGCTAAGAATAGGAAGTTATTGTCTTCTACTGTTAGTACTAGTCAACCTGTTTCTTCCACTCAGTAGTCATCATAGGGCGGATGAGAGCAATACTCAGTACATTCTATCTGAAGATATCGTGCGCCCTGAAATTGCAAGTTGGAATTTCACGAAAGAAGCTAGACGAGGGGAAGATTTTGAGGTATGGGCTGAGGTGAGTGATACAGAATCCGGCGTTAAGAATGTCTCATTGGTGGTTGAAGAGACAGTATCTAACAGAATATTATATCCCTTATCGTTCAACAGCTCACTCTATACCGCCCAAATCCCTGCATTAGAAGTCAATAGGACTTACGAGTTGTTCATACGTGCTTTTGATAATGCAAATAACTCCGCAACGAGTTATAGGCGCTCCATTGATTTGAGGATTGCTACAACCACACGGATCAATCCAAATGTCACGTTCCTGCCCGTGGTTGTATCGAGCTCCATTGTTGCGGTCACAGTAATTGTTCTTGCCTACTTCTATGACACGAAGTATGATAGCATTTAGCTTCTCAATTGCTAACTGAATGATTGATACATTCTCTTTTTATTATCTCCATCTCCAAAAAAGCCAGAAGCGTGGGCACCATGTTCAAGTACGCCATTAAGCGAGTGGTTCGAAGCTACAAATTATTCATTGCTCTGACGATTGGCGTACTGGTGGCAACCACATTTTTTGCCAGTACTAACGTATCAGCAGACTTGTTGGCACGCGATGCATTGAATGGTGCAATAGATGGCGTTGTCTATGATTTTGTAGTAAACGATATTCAAGGTTCTAACTGGACTGCGGATACTTTTGAAGAAGTGGAAGAAGAAATCGATGGAGTCTCACAAATCACCTCACATACACGAACCACAACTCTCTCGTACAATTACAACAATACCGGAACCGAGTTCCAGATTCATGGGCTCGAATGGAACAGCAATATGACGCAGGGTATACAGGTGGTATCCGGAGCTTCTTCATTGGGTCCAAATGAAACGTATGTTGTCAAAGGTTCGGAAAACGAATCGCTTTTTGAAATAGGGCAGGTCATATCAGTCCCGATAAGTGTTGGAATCAGCACTCCTCCTTTCCAGAAAATCGTTGAATGGAATATGACCATTGCTGGCTATGTGTCAGTTCCAGAAGACCGACTGTATTCCATGACTCAGAATCCCTTCGCTGGTATTCTCCTTGGGCCTTACGGATTTGGGGTGAACCTAGAGTATAACGTTCTTATCTCAGACTGGAACGCGACCATGTCACCCATTTTGGATACGTGTAGTCAAGTTGAGAATTCGACGCAGTTTGCTGCATTGAATAGCATCCACTGTCAGATTGATAGAGATGCTCTCATCGATCCTTACAATATCGAAGCTTCTATTACTAGGCTGCGCGAGAAGAGAGAAGCCGTTCTTGCTCGTGTGGAGAGATTTGATGCTACGGTCACGTCCAGTCTAACGAGACCTTTGCAGCTCTATTCAGCCATATCACTGATAATGAATATCACGTTCATGGGGTTATCCCTTCCAATTTTCTTCATGGCATATTTCACAGGAACTATGGTTAGCGACCTTGGATACAATCTTCGGAGAAGAGAGATCGGGCTTCTTCTCACGAAGGGTTACAGACGAGGCACTATTCGAAATATGTTCCTGATCGAGGGTATCGTAGTTGGAGCGTTAGCTGGAGCCGCTTCTATCTTCTTGGGAACTGCTATTTCATTCCTCGTTGTTGCTCCGTCTGGAATGAGCTACCTCTCCATTGTTACGAACAATCCTACATCGATTGTGCTGTCGGTTATCTTGGGCATGGTTTTGGCTCTTATTTCAGTATGGAGGCCAGCCAATAGGGCCTCCAGATTGGAGCTTCTTGATGCCCTGAAACACTATGTGTATGTGGAGGAGACTTCAGAGTACAAACGACTACTCCCAACCATAACCTTCGTGTTAGGTACTTACAAAATCATAGTCTGGCTTCTCGGCATTGATATGAATGTCTTGCTTACCAGCCTCAGTCCGGGTAATTGGCTTCTAGCTATTGGCATCATTGCTTGGCTTGCTATCGACGGGATTTTGAACACCTTAGGCCCACTTTTCTTCCTCTATGGGGCAACGAAGATTTTCATGCGTGGGTCCACAAAATTCCAAGAGACTGTTGTTAATGCAGGAAAGCGTTTCTTCGGCGCTTTTGGCAAGATAGCAACACGAAACGTCAAGAGAAATCCAGCCCGTAATGCTGCCCTCGTCTTCATAGTCTCTCTTATAGTGTCCTATGGCGTTTTCTCAATTGGCAGCCTCTTCTCTGAGTATGATCGTGTCGAAAGAGATGCCCGATATGAAGTGGGCGCTGATCTTAGATTGGAGCTTGAAGGTGAGTTCAATACAACTGATATACTTGCAAATGTGACTGCAGAAGAAGAAGTAGTACAATCTACGACCGAGCATCGGCTGAGTTTGACTTCTGGAGGGAGAGGTATTTCCGCTCGGGGAATCAAACCTCAAGAGTGGCTCGATACAGCATTCCATGAGTCAGGGTGGTTCCTAGGAGACATGCAGGAGATGATGTCTCAGCTTGAAGAGGAAGATGGGATTATTCTTTCGGTAAGAATCGCCGATGCACTAGGACTGGAAACTGGAGACGACTTTTACGTGAAAGGGCCATTGGGATCCACTTCGTATCAGCTTCGAATCGTGGGTCTTATTGGATATCAGTCCTTCTTGGAAAGTTTCTTGGAGGATATTGACGTTTCAGCGATGGGTTCCTATCCCTCCTATGTTTCTTGGTCATTCCTGAACGATACGGGATTGATCAATGCTGCTGCCACAAATATCCTGATAGACACTACGTCGGCAACTAACGGAACTGAGCTCCAACAGAAATTCGATTCCTACTACCCAGATAGCATTTATCGCAGTTACTCCTACACAAGTCAAATCAAGAATCACTACGAACGGCCGATTGAAAGCGGTATCACCAAAATACAGTGGGTAGCAGTTGTTTTCGCGGTAATACTTGCTGTGGTTGGTACAGGTCTGGTCATCATTCTGACGCTTCGAGAGAAGGAGGCTGAGACTGCACTCTTGACTGTTCGGGGATTCAGCAAATGGCAGCTGTTCAGAACGCTGTTCGCTGAAGTTATGGTTATGGTGGGCTTCTCATTGCTTCTCGGGACTGGAGTTGGCTTTATCCAGATATTTGGAAACACGAATCTTCAGTCTCAACAATATAGTGGCTTGATTAGGCCGCGTGTAGTACTAGGTGGTTTACCGGGTCTCAACATGATTCTAGTAGTGATAGCTGTGATATTGGCTGCAGCGCTTCCTGTGTATTGGGAATCCAGAAAGCCGGAAACAAAGGTGGATGTTCTTAGATAAGGTGAAAAATATGAATTCGTATATTGATGCGAAAGATTTGGTTAAGGTATACCGTCTCGGTGAGGTCGAGGTGCAGGCCTTACGAGGGCTTTCGATGAGCGCGCATGAGGGAGAGATGGTTGCTATTGTGGGAGCTAGCGGTTCGGGGAAGACTACGTTACTCAATATCCTAGGAGGAATAACACGAGCTACTGCTGGCCAGACCATAATAGCTGGACATGATGTTACAAACGCAAGTCCTGCCCAGCTGGGGAGGCTGAGACGGGACGTTGTTGGTCACATTTTCCAAGAATTCAATCTTATCCCTACTCTTACTGCCTATGAGAATGTGGAGCTTCCCATGCTTGCCGCAAAGAAGTCTTCGAAACATCGGAAGGAACGGGTGACACATCTCCTTGCGGTTATGGGATTGGAAGAGCGAATGAATCACAAACCCGATGAGCTTTCGGGTGGACAAAGACAACGAGTGGCTATCGCTGCAGCCTTAGCTAACGATCCACAGGTTCTCCTTGCAGATGAGCCCACTGGCGACTTGGACACAGAAACCGGCACAGTAGTGATTGATCATCTTCACACTGTGAACAAGGAGCTTGGCAAGACTGTGCTTATGGTTACGCACGACCCAAGCCAAGCGCGTCAATGCGACAGGATTCTCAGAATCCAAGATGGTCGAATCATTTCAGCACAAAGACCTTCTGCTGATGATGAAACTAAAGCGGTATCACGTGTTGATGTTGTCCAGGAGCGAATAAGTGAAATCAAAGAAGAGATATCCTCGTTGGACACGCGAGTACAAGAGGGGCAGATTTCTCCTGCTGAATTCGCCAGAAAACGAGTAGACCTAGAAGAACGATTGGATGTATTTGAGAAGGAATTACATCGGCTTGGTTTCTAATCCATATTGGAGGGCCAGAGACTCGCCCTAATCCTAGTATGCGAATGTGGTTTCACTTTGAATTCGTCTATTGTGATTCTTGAAGCTCAATTGTGCGCGTGAGATACTATTCATCTAACTACTTTAAATATTTGAACTCGTTCTATAATATCGAGGTGCATGATGCTTGACAGAGTGGATCGAAGTAGAACTTGACTGGGCGTATTTCATAGCTCAGAGTACACTTGAGATGCAGAGAGTCAAGAGACGAGTACCAGTTGGCTCTCTAGTACTTGAGAAAGAGAAGGAACAAGATGAAGAAACTGGCCAAGCTTGGATATCCACCTACTATGCTATTGTAGAAGAATCGGGGCTCAGGCGGCTTCCAGGGAAAACGCAAGCTACCGATTACATAATTGACATGCTCATAGAATATATGAAAAGTAAGAGAAAGATGCCGCCAAATACACGAATTGAAGAGATTTACAAGAATGGGAATGCCAAGCTGAAATATGAGCCTTCAGAGTATGACAGCTTCTCTATACGCTTAACGCCGCAGAAAGTTGGAGAAAACGTTGAAAACTTCTTGCGCTTGCTGGGTGAAACGGCAAAGACCAGATTCACACCTTCTGAAGTCTGGAAAGTTGAACCCGCCAAGAGCGGCCGGTCGAAATGTCGGACCTGCGGAGGAAAGATACCCAAGGGGCAGCTTCGACTTGGCGAACCTGGGTACTATCAAGACCACCTTACATACAAGTGGCATCATTTCGATTGCAAAGCTGATGAAATCTGGGGTATTCCAAAAGATATGCTGGATGGTCTTGACGATCTGGAAGATGATGCTAAAGAAGCAGTTAAAGAGGAATTGTGGTCGTGAACCACGAAGCAGTGTCTTTCACTTAATAATCTGAAAAGGCTCGATTGAGAAATGTTCGGGCTTCAATATCGTATGGAGAAACCCTCAAAGACACCGGTATGATCTTCCCAGTTGACTTCAACATCCTCTACCCTTGCAGAGCTAGGCCCTTCGTGACAAAACTGTATCATCTCTTTCACCTTGTCTTCCTCTCCTTCGAAGACAGCTTCTACGCGGCCATCTCGGAGGTTCTTAACCCAGCCATTCACTCCTCTCTTTCGGGCTTTTCTCTTCGTAGTTGCCCTGAAAAACACACCCTGTACTCTGCCTCTGATGAATACATGAGCTCTCCTATTCATATTTGACACCTCGTGATAATGCAATGAAAATAGCCCTGATCGATTTTACTATTCTAATAACTCCTGTTCGGCCAATTAAAGAATTCTGAAATCCGAGCTGAGCATTCTGCCACAGTATCGTTTACATGAACCATACAATAATGCCGCTGGCAAAATTAATCAAGTAGTGTGAGGCGATACACGGTATCAAGTTCCTTGTTTTGATGTAGAGCACGCCCCAGAACCAACCTGCTGCAATCTGACCCGCCAAGGCTAGAAATGACATCATAATGTCTCCGTAAGAAGCGGCTACTGGTCCAAAGAAATCTGTTGGGATATGAACTAGGCCGAATAGAATGCCACCCAAAAGCCACGCCTTTTGTTG comes from the Candidatus Thorarchaeota archaeon genome and includes:
- a CDS encoding acylphosphatase — translated: MNRRAHVFIRGRVQGVFFRATTKRKARKRGVNGWVKNLRDGRVEAVFEGEEDKVKEMIQFCHEGPSSARVEDVEVNWEDHTGVFEGFSIRY
- a CDS encoding ABC transporter ATP-binding protein produces the protein MNSYIDAKDLVKVYRLGEVEVQALRGLSMSAHEGEMVAIVGASGSGKTTLLNILGGITRATAGQTIIAGHDVTNASPAQLGRLRRDVVGHIFQEFNLIPTLTAYENVELPMLAAKKSSKHRKERVTHLLAVMGLEERMNHKPDELSGGQRQRVAIAAALANDPQVLLADEPTGDLDTETGTVVIDHLHTVNKELGKTVLMVTHDPSQARQCDRILRIQDGRIISAQRPSADDETKAVSRVDVVQERISEIKEEISSLDTRVQEGQISPAEFARKRVDLEERLDVFEKELHRLGF
- a CDS encoding ABC transporter permease yields the protein MFKYAIKRVVRSYKLFIALTIGVLVATTFFASTNVSADLLARDALNGAIDGVVYDFVVNDIQGSNWTADTFEEVEEEIDGVSQITSHTRTTTLSYNYNNTGTEFQIHGLEWNSNMTQGIQVVSGASSLGPNETYVVKGSENESLFEIGQVISVPISVGISTPPFQKIVEWNMTIAGYVSVPEDRLYSMTQNPFAGILLGPYGFGVNLEYNVLISDWNATMSPILDTCSQVENSTQFAALNSIHCQIDRDALIDPYNIEASITRLREKREAVLARVERFDATVTSSLTRPLQLYSAISLIMNITFMGLSLPIFFMAYFTGTMVSDLGYNLRRREIGLLLTKGYRRGTIRNMFLIEGIVVGALAGAASIFLGTAISFLVVAPSGMSYLSIVTNNPTSIVLSVILGMVLALISVWRPANRASRLELLDALKHYVYVEETSEYKRLLPTITFVLGTYKIIVWLLGIDMNVLLTSLSPGNWLLAIGIIAWLAIDGILNTLGPLFFLYGATKIFMRGSTKFQETVVNAGKRFFGAFGKIATRNVKRNPARNAALVFIVSLIVSYGVFSIGSLFSEYDRVERDARYEVGADLRLELEGEFNTTDILANVTAEEEVVQSTTEHRLSLTSGGRGISARGIKPQEWLDTAFHESGWFLGDMQEMMSQLEEEDGIILSVRIADALGLETGDDFYVKGPLGSTSYQLRIVGLIGYQSFLESFLEDIDVSAMGSYPSYVSWSFLNDTGLINAAATNILIDTTSATNGTELQQKFDSYYPDSIYRSYSYTSQIKNHYERPIESGITKIQWVAVVFAVILAVVGTGLVIILTLREKEAETALLTVRGFSKWQLFRTLFAEVMVMVGFSLLLGTGVGFIQIFGNTNLQSQQYSGLIRPRVVLGGLPGLNMILVVIAVILAAALPVYWESRKPETKVDVLR
- a CDS encoding HAMP domain-containing histidine kinase, with product EALQSVAQTVADAFQYPEIACARLIVEGREYKTANFEETIWNLDKDIWCEGEKIGVLEVCYLKMLQEADIGPFLREELNLLSSVAVQVGEYIELRRIQQRRIEQHQELELYASLLRHDLKNDLSAILGNIDILKMLLNNADEETNKTISSVEAVCERMNSLLTALSRPAESIETNLYALIARIANQTTEEEPQLTIDITADPDVKDARIPASRFLPTVFENLFRNSLDFVEQNPVIAVNLRKTNETVVAVISDNGPGVNEELKDTLFERGSSTRGGGMGLYLSKQIIEGLDGSIELVDTPAGEGATFRIVLPVS